Proteins encoded by one window of Hypomesus transpacificus isolate Combined female unplaced genomic scaffold, fHypTra1 scaffold_116, whole genome shotgun sequence:
- the LOC124488002 gene encoding olfactory receptor 6N1-like codes for MNQGNNTFTQPSEFVIVGFPGIQPEYYNLTAWLFLFLYVITVGGNSLLVVLFAVEHSLQKPMYIIMVSLALSDIGFDTVALPKIIARYWWNDGSISYHTCMIQTHIIHFFGTLNSLIMMTMALDRSLAICFPLRYPVLMTNRIMTCISIISWMAANIGPGTATFNYSQLVPYCKSNKILHIYCDMVSLVLLSCGDISSIVLRSTSVAMLILLGPLSLIILSYACVIVTVMKMATLQGKLKTLSTCVTQGLIIFIYYIPRFVVYSTYLNASLVLTNDIRIGTTVFYSLFPPLINPFIYCLRTKEIKQLLRRWVQRWTSNDLQKSNKISSITKKHTLGSEL; via the exons ATGAACCAGGGAAATAACACCTTTACACAGCCATCCGAGTTTGTCATTGTGGGCTTCCCAGGTATCCAGCCTGAGTACTACAACCTGACGGCCTGGTTGTTCCTCTTCCTCTATGTGATCACGGTGGGGGGCAACTCCCTGCTGGTGGTGCTGTTTGCTGTGGAACACAGCCTCCAGAAACCCATGTACATCATCATGGTCAGTCTGGCCCTCTCTGACATCG GCTTCGACACTGTAGCCCTGCCGAAAATCATCGCTCGTTACTGGTGGAACGACGGGTCTATCAGCTATCACACCTGCATGATCCAAACACATATAATACATTTCTTTGGCACATTAAACTCCCTCATCATGATGACCATGGCCCTGGACCGCAGCCTGGCTATCTGCTTCCCTCTAAG GTACCCTGTGTTAATGACCAACAGGATCATGACATGCATCTCAATCATATCCTGGATGGCAGCAAATATTGGCCCGGGTACCGCCACCTTTAACTATTCCCAGCTGGTCCCTTACTGTAAATCCAACAAGATCCTGCACATCTACTGTGACATGGTTTCTCTCGTCCTGTTGTCCTGTGGAGATATATCTTCCATTGTGCTGAGGAGTACTTCAGTGGCCATGCTCATCCTCCTTGGGCCCCTGTCCCTCATCATCTTGTCCTATGCCTGTGTCATTGTGACGGTGATGAAGATGGCCACCTTACAG GGCAAGCTGAAGACCCTGTCTACCTGTGTTACTCAAGGGTTAATCATCTTCATCTACTACATCCCTCGTTTCGTTGTCTATTCTACCTACCTGAACGCATCCCTGGTGTTGACCAATGACATCCGCATCGGCACAACTGTCTTCTAcagcctcttccctcctctcatcaACCCCTTCATCTACTGCCTCAGGACAAAGGAGATCAAGCAGTTGCTCAGACGCTGGGTCCAGCGCTGGACAAGCAATGACCTGCAGAAGTCCAACAAAATATCTTCCATCACTAAAAAACACACACTAGGGTCAGAGCTTTGA